The Hymenobacter sp. GOD-10R genome includes a window with the following:
- a CDS encoding response regulator, which produces MPSLSSILLVDDDSTTNFLNQTLLKRMGTAQHVLVAENGAEALQLLHQTCVPPSASCPNLILLDMKMPVMNGLEFLEAYTRLPLDQQKSIVIVMLTTSLLPQDLERVQLLPVAGVLNKPLTREKVEGLLQQYF; this is translated from the coding sequence ATGCCCTCCCTTTCTAGCATCCTGCTGGTGGACGACGACTCGACCACTAACTTCCTAAATCAAACCTTGCTCAAGCGGATGGGCACTGCCCAGCACGTGCTAGTCGCCGAAAATGGGGCCGAAGCGCTCCAGCTCCTGCATCAGACCTGCGTGCCGCCGAGCGCGAGCTGCCCCAACCTAATCTTGCTGGACATGAAAATGCCAGTGATGAATGGCTTGGAGTTCCTAGAAGCCTACACCCGGTTACCGCTAGACCAGCAGAAGAGTATCGTCATTGTCATGCTGACGACCTCGCTGCTGCCCCAGGATCTGGAGCGAGTGCAACTGCTGCCTGTGGCGGGAGTGTTGAACAAGCCCTTGACCCGCGAGAAGGTGGAAGGCCTGCTTCAGCAGTACTTCTAG
- a CDS encoding PAS domain-containing protein encodes MPDASPSLPAGLPPAITTLSALVALLPHGVVYYHPVYDDGGQVIDFRFAYLNSAAQRMLGVSQVPTRTYTEQFPASRTNGDLAFHLATYASDKPGHCELSYQIDGYDYSFRVEAQRVDELLLATLTDTTTPAHLPAEATLRETKTQAEQPPIAAAVVPSPTTEPSELNALKKELRLLKQELETREEQHMTEVQAAHAEAERERNVLQAVLAQAPVGIGVFQGEQQVVTAASDLLCAMWGYVPEQVIGQPLLVGVPELRGQGFTELMQEVARTGVPISGTEVPAELLVNGQVQTTYHNFVYQPFYDTDGKLLGVLNVSIDVTEQILVRQQLQAQERQTQLLNEELQAANEEIRANNDELTYTQIQLRQLNKDLEARVQTQMQDVLRAQSETEAQRQLLHDVLHQAPVAIAYLEGADYCIQIANPTVCELWARPESLLLGQPLLDALPELQGQGVDTLLDGVLHSGVPYEGTELPFRLLRHGQLETIYFNFVYQPQRTAQGQMNGVLVVAHDVTEQVRARQRLEAQERQTRQLNEELTTNNAKLEHTQAELRELNDQLETRVQERTQELAAATQRVTQEREGFYQILEQTPAAICILRGPEHRISYQNPTHIRMYGGRNSVGRPVVEGMADTEVHGYTAMLDTVYTTGETTYGYEVPYEVTEVEGGPASQAYFNSTFSAYRENGEIVGVSTFAYDVTEQVMARRQVQQLNENLQAINTELSLTNGQLTRTNVDLDNFIYSASHDLKAPISNIEGLLRLLREDLLPAAGQTDEDVTALLTRMQDAVERFKRTIEHLTDVSKLQLEFSRPAVSTDLAPVLEDVRQDLQPLLMESGGQLTVDVAACPTLVISEKNLRSILYNLISNALKYHYPDRVPRVHISCHTEGNRHVLRVQDNGLGLSEGQQAKLFGLFQRLHTHVEGTGVGLYMVKKMVENVGGVLSVESQVGEGSTFVASFPA; translated from the coding sequence ATGCCTGACGCTTCCCCATCGCTCCCCGCAGGACTCCCGCCTGCTATTACGACTCTATCAGCGCTGGTTGCGCTTTTACCACACGGAGTCGTCTACTATCATCCCGTCTATGATGACGGCGGCCAAGTCATCGATTTCCGCTTCGCCTACCTGAATTCCGCTGCTCAGCGCATGCTAGGTGTGTCGCAGGTGCCTACCCGTACTTACACTGAGCAGTTTCCGGCCAGTCGTACCAACGGTGACCTAGCCTTTCACCTAGCTACGTATGCGAGCGACAAGCCAGGGCACTGCGAGCTTAGCTACCAGATCGATGGCTACGACTATTCTTTCCGGGTAGAAGCGCAGCGCGTAGATGAGTTACTGCTGGCTACCCTCACGGACACAACTACTCCCGCCCATCTACCCGCGGAAGCTACCCTGCGCGAAACCAAAACGCAGGCTGAGCAGCCGCCTATAGCCGCCGCAGTAGTTCCAAGTCCGACCACGGAACCGTCCGAGTTGAACGCTCTTAAAAAAGAGCTGCGCCTGCTGAAGCAGGAGTTGGAAACCCGCGAGGAGCAGCATATGACCGAAGTGCAGGCCGCCCATGCTGAAGCCGAGCGGGAGCGGAATGTGTTGCAGGCGGTGCTGGCACAAGCCCCCGTCGGCATCGGAGTATTCCAGGGTGAGCAGCAGGTGGTAACCGCCGCCAGCGACCTGTTGTGCGCCATGTGGGGCTACGTGCCCGAGCAAGTAATTGGCCAGCCGCTGCTGGTGGGCGTTCCTGAGTTGCGGGGGCAAGGCTTCACGGAGTTGATGCAGGAAGTCGCCCGCACAGGGGTGCCGATCAGCGGCACGGAAGTACCCGCTGAGTTGCTGGTCAATGGGCAGGTGCAAACGACGTATCACAATTTCGTGTACCAGCCCTTCTACGATACGGATGGTAAGCTGCTTGGCGTGCTGAACGTGTCGATCGATGTTACGGAACAGATACTGGTTCGCCAGCAGTTGCAGGCACAGGAGCGCCAGACCCAGTTGCTTAACGAGGAGCTGCAAGCTGCCAACGAAGAAATCAGGGCTAATAACGACGAGCTTACCTACACACAAATCCAGCTGCGTCAACTCAACAAGGATCTTGAAGCCCGTGTGCAGACCCAAATGCAGGACGTGCTGCGTGCCCAATCGGAGACGGAAGCCCAGCGCCAGCTGCTACACGATGTACTCCACCAAGCGCCCGTTGCTATTGCCTACCTCGAAGGCGCGGACTACTGCATCCAAATAGCCAACCCGACTGTGTGCGAGCTTTGGGCCCGTCCGGAGTCGCTGCTCCTCGGCCAACCGCTGCTCGACGCCCTACCCGAACTACAGGGGCAAGGCGTGGACACCCTGCTCGATGGAGTGCTGCACTCCGGCGTGCCTTACGAGGGAACCGAGCTACCCTTTCGTTTGCTTCGTCATGGCCAGCTTGAGACCATTTACTTCAACTTTGTTTACCAACCGCAGCGCACGGCACAGGGGCAGATGAACGGCGTGCTAGTTGTTGCCCATGACGTGACCGAGCAAGTGCGGGCTCGTCAGCGCCTCGAAGCGCAGGAGCGCCAAACTAGGCAGCTCAACGAAGAACTCACGACTAATAACGCTAAGCTGGAGCACACGCAAGCCGAGTTGCGCGAGTTGAATGACCAGCTGGAAACCCGCGTGCAGGAGCGCACCCAGGAGTTGGCCGCCGCTACCCAGCGCGTGACTCAAGAGCGTGAGGGTTTCTATCAGATCTTAGAGCAAACTCCGGCGGCAATCTGCATTCTGCGCGGACCAGAGCACCGTATCTCCTACCAGAACCCTACCCATATTCGCATGTATGGTGGCCGCAACTCGGTTGGCCGCCCTGTGGTAGAGGGCATGGCCGATACAGAAGTTCATGGCTACACCGCCATGCTCGATACCGTCTACACCACGGGAGAAACCACGTACGGCTACGAAGTCCCGTATGAAGTAACGGAGGTAGAGGGCGGACCGGCGAGCCAGGCCTATTTCAACTCTACCTTTTCGGCCTATCGCGAAAACGGGGAAATTGTGGGCGTCAGCACTTTTGCCTACGACGTCACGGAGCAGGTAATGGCTCGCCGGCAGGTACAGCAGCTCAACGAAAATTTGCAAGCAATCAATACGGAGCTTAGCCTCACCAACGGTCAGCTTACGCGCACCAATGTAGATCTCGACAACTTCATCTACTCGGCCTCGCACGACCTGAAAGCCCCTATCAGCAACATCGAAGGCTTGTTGCGGCTGCTGCGCGAGGACTTGCTACCCGCCGCGGGTCAAACCGACGAAGATGTTACCGCCTTGCTGACGCGCATGCAAGACGCGGTGGAGCGCTTCAAGCGTACCATCGAGCACCTCACTGACGTGAGCAAGCTTCAACTCGAATTTAGCCGTCCCGCCGTGTCCACAGACCTAGCACCTGTCCTGGAGGACGTGCGCCAGGATCTACAACCCCTGCTCATGGAGTCGGGTGGGCAGCTGACGGTCGATGTGGCGGCGTGCCCCACACTGGTTATCTCCGAGAAGAACCTGCGCTCAATACTGTACAATCTCATCAGCAACGCCCTGAAATACCACTATCCCGATAGGGTACCCCGCGTGCATATTAGCTGCCACACCGAAGGCAATCGGCACGTGCTGCGGGTGCAGGACAATGGCTTAGGTTTATCGGAGGGACAACAGGCCAAGCTCTTTGGACTGTTTCAGCGTCTGCACACGCACGTGGAAGGTACAGGCGTGGGCTTGTACATGGTCAAGAAGATGGTTGAAAACGTTGGCGGCGTACTTTCTGTAGAAAGTCAAGTAGGGGAGGGCTCTACCTTCGTGGCTTCGTTCCCGGCTTAA
- a CDS encoding NADP-dependent malic enzyme has product MLKINKQDALNYHAQGPAGKIEVVPTKPVSTQADLALAYSPGVAEPCMAIFENPDDVYKYTAKGNLVAVISNGTAVLGLGNIGPEASKPVMEGKGVLFKKFAGIDCFDIEIDATDPDEFIRIVKALEPTFGGINLEDIKAPECFRIETALREQMNIPLMHDDQHGTAIITSAALLNALEVVGKQIDKVKLVVSGAGAAAVSCLRLYLELGVKLENVVVFDKDGIITPARTDLAPLQLQFATTRPITTLAEAMQGADVFLGLSAANVLPAELLLTMAPNPIVFALANPNPEIDYDLAIATRHDIIMATGRSDHPNQVNNVLGFPYIFRGALDVRATEINEAMKLAAVHALAELAKDTVPDLVNNAYGDNTLAFGRTYLIPKPLDPRLILSISPAVARAAMESGVARRPITDWLAYDEELRARLGVNQKILNRITSGAKASPKRVVFAEGDNYKILKAAQILVEEGIANPILLGNKEKVAALAQANNLDLAGCEVIDILQQDEQRQAFAEHLFQKRQRKGVTLYEAQRLLRERDYYGALMLETGQADAFITGLAKDYSKSISPALRVIGVEPGLQRVASMYVILHKKGPYFFADTTVNINPTAEDLVDIVGLTARSVRAFGIEPRVAMISYSNFGSNAGELPEKMRRATNLAQQRYPDLLLDGEMQANTALNRDLLREQYPFSRLADAGANTLIFPNVESGNIAYKVLQEIGGAEVVGPILMGMRKPVHILQIGASVREIVNMTAIAVIDAQKQP; this is encoded by the coding sequence ATGCTCAAAATCAACAAACAAGACGCCCTCAACTATCACGCTCAAGGCCCAGCCGGTAAGATTGAGGTAGTGCCCACCAAGCCTGTTAGTACCCAAGCCGACCTAGCCCTGGCGTACTCCCCCGGCGTGGCGGAACCTTGCATGGCCATCTTCGAAAACCCCGATGACGTGTACAAATACACGGCTAAAGGCAATTTGGTAGCGGTCATCAGCAACGGCACGGCAGTGCTGGGCCTCGGCAACATCGGCCCGGAAGCCTCGAAGCCGGTGATGGAGGGCAAAGGTGTGTTGTTCAAGAAGTTTGCCGGCATCGACTGCTTCGACATCGAGATTGACGCCACCGACCCCGACGAGTTCATCCGCATCGTGAAGGCCTTGGAGCCGACGTTTGGTGGTATCAACTTAGAAGATATTAAGGCGCCCGAGTGCTTCCGCATCGAGACGGCGCTGCGCGAGCAGATGAATATTCCACTCATGCACGACGACCAGCATGGTACCGCCATCATCACCTCGGCGGCCTTGCTGAATGCGCTAGAAGTGGTCGGCAAACAGATTGACAAAGTGAAGCTCGTCGTGAGCGGGGCAGGTGCCGCGGCCGTGTCTTGCCTGCGCTTGTACCTAGAGCTCGGCGTGAAGCTGGAGAACGTGGTGGTCTTCGACAAGGATGGCATCATCACCCCAGCCCGCACCGACCTAGCTCCTTTGCAGCTACAGTTTGCCACTACACGCCCGATCACGACGCTGGCCGAGGCTATGCAGGGTGCCGACGTGTTCCTAGGTCTCTCGGCGGCGAACGTGCTGCCGGCCGAGTTGCTGCTGACCATGGCGCCCAACCCCATTGTGTTTGCCCTAGCCAATCCCAACCCCGAGATTGACTACGACCTAGCCATCGCCACGCGCCACGACATCATTATGGCCACGGGCCGCTCCGACCACCCGAACCAGGTCAACAACGTGCTAGGCTTCCCCTACATCTTCCGGGGAGCCTTGGACGTGCGCGCCACCGAAATCAACGAGGCCATGAAGCTAGCCGCCGTGCACGCGCTGGCGGAGCTAGCCAAGGATACCGTGCCCGACCTCGTGAATAACGCCTACGGCGACAATACCCTCGCTTTTGGCCGCACCTACCTCATCCCCAAGCCGCTCGACCCACGCTTGATTCTAAGCATCAGTCCGGCCGTGGCGCGGGCTGCCATGGAAAGCGGCGTGGCTCGCCGTCCCATAACCGACTGGCTAGCCTACGACGAGGAACTGCGCGCCCGCCTAGGTGTCAATCAGAAGATTTTGAACCGCATTACCTCGGGCGCCAAGGCCAGCCCCAAGCGGGTTGTTTTTGCGGAGGGCGATAATTACAAGATCCTCAAGGCCGCACAAATTTTGGTGGAGGAAGGCATTGCCAATCCCATTTTGCTCGGCAACAAGGAGAAAGTAGCCGCCTTGGCCCAAGCGAACAACCTCGACCTAGCCGGTTGCGAAGTCATTGATATTCTGCAACAAGACGAGCAACGCCAAGCCTTTGCAGAGCACTTGTTTCAAAAGCGGCAACGCAAGGGTGTAACACTATACGAAGCTCAGCGCCTGCTGCGCGAACGGGATTATTACGGCGCGCTCATGCTGGAAACAGGTCAGGCCGACGCTTTTATCACAGGCCTAGCCAAAGATTATAGCAAGAGCATTTCGCCAGCTCTGCGCGTTATTGGGGTGGAACCTGGGCTCCAACGCGTAGCGAGTATGTACGTCATTCTACACAAAAAAGGCCCGTACTTCTTCGCCGATACCACCGTGAACATCAACCCCACGGCCGAAGATCTGGTGGACATTGTGGGGCTGACGGCTCGCAGCGTACGTGCCTTTGGCATCGAGCCCCGGGTGGCCATGATCAGCTACTCCAACTTCGGCTCCAACGCCGGTGAGTTGCCGGAGAAGATGCGCCGCGCCACGAACCTAGCTCAGCAGCGTTACCCTGACTTGTTGCTAGATGGTGAGATGCAGGCCAACACGGCACTGAACCGTGACTTGCTGCGCGAACAATACCCCTTCAGCCGCTTAGCCGATGCTGGTGCTAACACGCTCATCTTCCCCAATGTAGAATCGGGCAACATTGCCTACAAAGTGCTGCAGGAAATTGGCGGGGCCGAAGTCGTAGGTCCTATTCTGATGGGTATGCGCAAGCCTGTGCATATTCTTCAAATTGGTGCCTCGGTGCGCGAAATCGTGAACATGACTGCCATTGCCGTTATCGATGCCCAGAAACAGCCGTAA
- a CDS encoding dicarboxylate/amino acid:cation symporter: MKRLYSNLTVQVLTAIALGVVVGALFPSFGAALKPVADTFISLIKMLIAPIIFLTVVLGIAGMGSLKKVGRVGGKALLYFEIVTTLAIGIGIVVANVTQPGAGVQATAQAVLQDTKKAEEAAKFTSQAGEMNWVEFFTHIVPSNVVDAFAKGDILQVLLFSVLFGLALNQMGQAAQPLVKTFDRLSHAMFGVLAIVMKLAPLGAFGGMAFTIGKYGIATLLPLGKLMLVVYTTMFLFIFVVLNLILRYYKLRLGPYLRFIKEEILLVLGTSSSESALPRMIDKLERYGCSRSVAGLVIPTGYSFNLDGTSIYLSIAVIFLAQAFNIPLSVTQQLTLIAILVVTSKGAAGVTGSGFIVLASTLAATKTIPVESVALLLGVDRFMSEARAITNVIGNGVAALVIAKSEGEFDETRHQLALQGNSVPEELMPEPVSMMPRVEKPTPNEAPVAVAARH; this comes from the coding sequence ATGAAACGATTGTATTCGAACCTGACCGTGCAGGTCTTGACTGCCATTGCCCTAGGGGTGGTGGTGGGGGCGCTGTTCCCTAGCTTCGGTGCGGCGCTAAAGCCCGTTGCCGACACGTTTATCAGCTTGATCAAGATGCTGATTGCGCCCATCATTTTCCTCACGGTGGTGCTCGGTATTGCGGGCATGGGCAGCCTGAAGAAGGTGGGCCGCGTGGGCGGCAAGGCGCTGTTGTACTTTGAAATCGTGACGACCCTAGCCATCGGCATCGGCATTGTGGTGGCCAACGTGACCCAGCCCGGCGCCGGCGTACAAGCCACCGCCCAAGCCGTGCTGCAAGACACGAAGAAAGCTGAGGAAGCCGCCAAGTTCACTTCCCAAGCCGGCGAGATGAACTGGGTAGAGTTCTTCACGCACATCGTACCGAGTAATGTGGTCGATGCCTTTGCCAAAGGCGACATCCTGCAAGTATTGCTCTTCTCGGTGCTCTTTGGCCTAGCGCTCAACCAGATGGGGCAAGCCGCGCAGCCGCTCGTCAAAACCTTCGACCGGCTCTCACACGCCATGTTTGGGGTGTTGGCCATCGTGATGAAGCTAGCTCCGCTGGGGGCTTTTGGCGGCATGGCTTTCACTATTGGTAAGTACGGCATCGCCACGCTATTGCCCCTAGGCAAGCTTATGCTGGTGGTGTATACCACCATGTTCCTGTTCATCTTCGTGGTGCTGAACCTGATTCTGCGCTACTACAAGCTGCGCCTAGGTCCGTACCTGCGCTTCATCAAAGAAGAGATTCTGTTGGTGTTGGGCACGTCCTCCTCGGAGTCGGCGCTACCGCGCATGATCGACAAGCTGGAGCGCTACGGCTGCTCGCGCTCGGTGGCCGGCTTGGTTATCCCGACGGGTTACTCTTTCAACCTCGATGGCACTTCTATCTACTTATCCATTGCGGTAATCTTTCTGGCTCAAGCCTTTAATATCCCGCTGTCTGTTACCCAGCAGCTCACGCTGATTGCCATTCTGGTAGTTACCAGCAAAGGGGCGGCAGGCGTCACGGGTTCGGGCTTTATCGTGCTAGCCTCGACGCTGGCCGCTACCAAAACCATTCCGGTGGAGAGCGTGGCCTTGCTGCTCGGGGTCGACCGCTTTATGAGTGAGGCGCGGGCCATCACCAACGTTATCGGCAACGGCGTGGCCGCGCTGGTCATTGCCAAAAGCGAAGGAGAGTTCGACGAAACGCGCCACCAGTTGGCCTTGCAAGGCAACTCGGTACCAGAAGAACTGATGCCAGAGCCAGTCTCAATGATGCCCCGCGTGGAGAAACCTACGCCAAACGAAGCGCCGGTAGCCGTTGCGGCTCGGCACTAA